A genomic segment from Bryobacteraceae bacterium encodes:
- a CDS encoding glycosyltransferase, with translation MFLRTLRALPYLLLSPFFVAIGLAALLLADLLFALLGRRRAPKNTCPDSRSASVVIPNWNGRDLLEKYLPSVVAAMAGNPANEVIVVDNGSEDGSAEFLRERFPNVRVIALPKNLGFGGGSNAGFREARNDIVVLLNSDMRVDPGFLAPLLEGFSGDDVFAVSCQIFFSDPAKLREETGLTQGWWENGGLRVRHRIDDAVTRAFPCFYGGGGSCAFDRHKFLELGGFDELLRPFYLEDTDLGYGAWKRGWRVLYEPRSIVYHEHRGTIGKKFSPDYIRSIVQKNFLLFTWKNIHETAKIVSHFAFTWFGALLCLPFGDTVERPNFAALARAFVQLPGAMAARWRSRSLATILDTEAFHRPLGGYYRDRFAAMEPAPAAPRVLFVSPYPICPPVHGGGVFMFQTCRELAKLTSLHLLVYVDKAEEIPPHEDLAAQCASAAFAIRPEGTTRSFGALEPHAIHEFRNADFEWAIHREILLREIDVVQLEYLPLAQYRCDFHRIPQILFEHDLYFQTIGRQLPHMRGSLRRIAAAYEYLRALRYEMQRLGDFDRVQVCSRANRDFLMEFAPELDPITDDGLRAGVTVASYPYVLDGRRPRTMLFLGSFRHLPNLEALYWFVSHVLPKVLARCPDAKFIVIGSDPPPRYSLPDFGDALDLRGYVDDILAPLTESAVFLCPILAGSGVRVKLLEAFSCGIPVVSTRVGAEGLAVNDGDVCALADAPEEFADKIVRAFEDPDAARAMAERAHAEVERNWDMPVITARLLETYRGAVRRRRSAPVPK, from the coding sequence TTGTTTCTCCGCACTCTCCGAGCCCTGCCGTACCTGCTCCTCTCGCCCTTCTTCGTCGCAATCGGTCTCGCCGCGCTGCTCCTCGCCGACCTCCTGTTCGCCCTACTCGGCCGCCGCCGCGCGCCTAAAAACACCTGTCCTGACTCCCGCTCCGCCTCCGTCGTCATCCCCAACTGGAACGGGCGCGATCTCCTCGAAAAATACCTCCCCTCCGTCGTCGCCGCCATGGCCGGCAACCCGGCCAACGAGGTGATCGTCGTCGACAACGGCTCCGAAGACGGCTCCGCCGAGTTCCTGCGCGAACGATTCCCCAACGTCCGCGTTATTGCTCTCCCCAAGAACCTCGGCTTCGGCGGCGGGTCCAACGCCGGCTTCCGCGAGGCCCGCAACGACATCGTCGTCCTGCTCAACTCCGACATGCGCGTCGACCCCGGCTTCCTCGCGCCGCTCCTCGAGGGCTTTTCCGGCGACGATGTCTTCGCCGTCTCCTGCCAGATCTTCTTCTCCGACCCCGCCAAGCTCCGCGAGGAAACCGGACTCACCCAGGGCTGGTGGGAAAACGGCGGCCTCCGTGTGCGCCACCGCATCGACGACGCCGTCACGCGCGCCTTCCCGTGCTTCTACGGCGGCGGCGGATCGTGCGCGTTTGACCGCCATAAGTTCCTCGAGCTCGGCGGATTCGATGAGTTACTCCGCCCCTTCTATCTCGAAGATACAGACCTCGGCTATGGCGCATGGAAGCGGGGCTGGCGCGTGCTCTACGAGCCGCGCTCGATCGTCTACCATGAGCACCGCGGCACCATCGGCAAGAAGTTCTCGCCGGACTACATCCGCTCCATCGTGCAGAAGAACTTCCTGCTCTTCACCTGGAAGAACATCCACGAAACGGCCAAGATCGTCTCCCACTTCGCCTTCACCTGGTTCGGTGCGTTGCTCTGCCTGCCCTTCGGCGACACCGTGGAGCGTCCCAACTTCGCCGCTCTCGCCCGCGCGTTCGTGCAACTCCCGGGCGCGATGGCGGCCCGCTGGCGCTCGCGCTCCCTCGCCACCATCCTGGATACGGAAGCTTTCCACCGCCCGCTCGGCGGCTACTATCGCGACCGTTTCGCCGCGATGGAACCCGCGCCCGCCGCCCCGCGCGTGCTCTTCGTCTCGCCCTACCCCATCTGCCCACCCGTCCACGGCGGCGGCGTGTTCATGTTTCAAACCTGCCGCGAACTCGCCAAACTCACTAGCCTCCACTTACTCGTCTACGTCGACAAGGCGGAAGAGATCCCGCCGCACGAAGATCTCGCCGCGCAGTGCGCCTCAGCGGCCTTTGCAATCCGCCCGGAAGGAACCACACGCAGCTTCGGCGCCCTGGAGCCGCACGCCATCCACGAGTTTCGCAACGCCGATTTCGAATGGGCCATCCACCGCGAGATCCTGCTCCGCGAGATCGATGTGGTCCAGCTCGAATACCTGCCGCTGGCGCAATACCGCTGCGACTTCCATCGCATCCCGCAGATCCTGTTCGAACACGACCTCTACTTCCAGACCATCGGCCGCCAGCTTCCGCACATGCGCGGCTCGCTTCGCCGCATCGCCGCCGCCTACGAGTACCTCCGCGCGCTTCGCTACGAAATGCAGCGCCTCGGCGACTTCGACCGCGTCCAGGTCTGCAGCCGCGCCAACCGCGACTTCCTCATGGAGTTCGCCCCTGAGCTCGACCCGATCACCGACGACGGCCTCCGCGCCGGCGTCACCGTCGCCTCGTACCCGTACGTACTCGATGGGCGTCGCCCGCGCACCATGCTCTTCCTCGGCAGCTTCCGCCACCTGCCCAACCTCGAAGCGCTCTACTGGTTCGTCTCTCACGTCTTACCGAAGGTTCTCGCCCGTTGCCCGGATGCGAAGTTCATCGTCATCGGCAGCGATCCCCCGCCTCGCTACTCGCTGCCTGACTTCGGCGACGCCCTCGACCTGCGTGGTTACGTCGACGATATCCTTGCGCCGCTCACCGAGTCGGCCGTGTTTCTCTGCCCGATCCTCGCCGGCTCCGGAGTCCGCGTGAAGCTGCTCGAGGCGTTCTCCTGCGGTATCCCCGTGGTCTCGACGCGCGTCGGCGCCGAAGGCCTCGCCGTCAACGATGGCGACGTCTGCGCGCTCGCCGACGCCCCGGAGGAGTTCGCCGACAAGATCGTGCGGGCCTTCGAGGACCCGGACGCGGCCCGCGCCATGGCCGAACGCGCCCATGCCGAAGTGGAACGTAATTGGGACATGCCGGTGATCACTGCCCGCCTGCTCGAAACCTATCGCGGCGCGGTCCGCCGGCGGCGCTCCGCGCCCGTGCCAAAATAG
- a CDS encoding Hsp70 family protein: MRAFIGIDLGTTNSALAYILEEESEQSDFPPVHTQDIRQAVAEGRVEPRRTLPSFLFLSEPPVIGEYAREQGALTPTKLVHSAKSWLSNPNVDRTAKILPWDAPEAGRVFSPVEASSRYISTMLEAAAAVRSPDAEIVLTVPASFDEEARELTVQAAREAGVEKLTLLEEPAAAFYSWIANHLAQSRKDLFDGQLVLVCDVGGGTSDFTLIKVSRDGDKIDFTRTAVGRHLLLGGDNLDLTLAWLAESKLNTQLTIRQKTALRRQCSAAKESLLAGDQVEKVPITVLGAGRSLIGGALRTEILREEALELALDGFLPFCSKEDRPLKEEMSPFGELGLPYEHDAAVTRHLAAFLADAGGQMPDAILFNGGFFIPDILRNRVADVLESWHGKRPLVLENRDLDLAVAIGAAYYNYVRTTGTGLIVRGGLPRSYYVELDSTPEAVRTVCVMPRGTQEGDQLELDHGGLELVANRPVAFRLYSSLTRLDDKTGDMITFPRTEIAEGAVHAHAPLNAVIRFGKPGTERTVPVKLGARLTEVGTLELWADSKASEHRWRLQFELRRKGTAAAASTRAVTSTAAAAISDEAVAAAAELVRDCFERGSIEPEALPARLEQTLALGRNSWPLAAIRKLADVFLELSPARAKSAAMEARWLNLASLCLRPGFGYPGDEYRIEQARRVFSSGLNFRSSVEAEIQWWIFWGRVAGGLNRNQQADLYQRLSATILPRKGARVRANSSLLREMWRCAASLELLPAGTRTELGDALVRRVVADKSDGPSIDRDSDLWCLGRLGARELFYGPMNQVLPPATVSRWVEMLAKVPAAEAIASMARRTGEAYRDLPAPTAAIARRAVEQHKDAERLLAVLEGRGPRDAESLARIFGEELPSGLMMSAAE, encoded by the coding sequence GTGCGCGCCTTTATTGGGATCGATCTCGGCACGACGAACTCGGCGCTGGCTTACATCCTCGAAGAGGAATCCGAGCAGTCCGACTTTCCGCCCGTACACACACAAGACATCCGCCAGGCGGTGGCCGAAGGACGCGTGGAACCGCGCCGGACGCTGCCATCGTTTCTGTTTTTGAGCGAACCGCCGGTGATCGGCGAGTACGCCCGCGAACAGGGCGCGCTCACCCCGACCAAGCTGGTGCACTCGGCCAAGAGCTGGCTCTCCAATCCGAACGTGGACCGCACGGCGAAGATCCTGCCGTGGGATGCGCCGGAGGCGGGACGGGTGTTCTCGCCGGTGGAGGCATCGTCGCGGTACATCTCCACGATGCTCGAAGCCGCGGCCGCGGTGCGTTCGCCCGATGCCGAGATCGTACTGACGGTGCCGGCGTCGTTCGACGAAGAGGCGCGGGAGTTGACGGTGCAGGCGGCGCGCGAGGCGGGCGTTGAGAAGCTGACGCTGCTCGAGGAGCCGGCGGCGGCGTTCTATTCGTGGATCGCGAATCACCTGGCGCAATCACGCAAGGATCTTTTTGACGGGCAACTGGTGCTGGTGTGCGACGTCGGCGGCGGCACTTCCGACTTCACTTTGATCAAGGTTTCGCGCGACGGCGACAAGATCGATTTCACGCGCACGGCCGTGGGGCGTCACCTGCTGCTCGGCGGCGACAATCTCGATCTCACGCTTGCGTGGCTTGCTGAATCGAAGCTGAACACGCAATTGACGATCCGGCAGAAGACGGCGCTGCGGCGGCAGTGCTCGGCGGCCAAGGAATCGCTGCTCGCGGGCGACCAGGTGGAGAAGGTCCCGATCACGGTGCTGGGCGCCGGACGATCGCTAATCGGCGGCGCGCTGCGCACGGAGATTCTGCGAGAGGAAGCGCTCGAACTCGCGCTCGACGGCTTCCTGCCGTTTTGCTCGAAAGAGGACCGGCCGCTGAAGGAAGAGATGAGTCCGTTCGGCGAACTCGGGCTCCCCTACGAGCATGACGCGGCAGTGACGCGGCACCTGGCGGCGTTCCTGGCCGATGCCGGCGGCCAGATGCCGGACGCGATTCTGTTCAACGGCGGGTTCTTCATTCCGGACATTTTGCGCAACCGCGTGGCCGATGTGCTGGAGAGCTGGCACGGAAAGCGCCCGCTGGTGCTCGAGAATCGCGACCTGGACCTGGCGGTGGCGATCGGCGCGGCCTATTACAACTACGTGCGGACCACGGGGACCGGACTGATCGTGCGCGGCGGGTTGCCGCGTTCTTACTACGTGGAACTCGATTCGACGCCCGAGGCGGTGCGGACGGTCTGCGTGATGCCGCGCGGGACCCAGGAAGGCGATCAACTGGAGCTCGACCACGGGGGCCTGGAACTGGTGGCTAACCGGCCGGTGGCGTTCCGCTTGTACAGCTCGCTCACGCGGCTGGACGACAAGACCGGGGACATGATCACCTTCCCGCGCACCGAGATCGCCGAAGGGGCCGTGCACGCGCACGCGCCGTTGAACGCGGTGATCCGGTTCGGCAAGCCGGGGACGGAGCGGACCGTGCCGGTGAAGCTGGGCGCGCGGCTGACCGAGGTGGGGACGCTCGAGCTGTGGGCCGATTCGAAAGCGTCCGAGCATCGCTGGCGGCTGCAGTTTGAATTGCGGCGCAAGGGGACGGCGGCGGCCGCGTCGACGCGCGCAGTGACTTCGACGGCGGCGGCGGCGATTTCCGATGAGGCCGTGGCCGCGGCGGCGGAGTTGGTCCGCGATTGCTTCGAACGCGGGAGCATCGAGCCGGAGGCGCTGCCGGCGCGGCTGGAGCAGACGCTCGCCCTGGGGCGGAACTCCTGGCCTTTGGCGGCGATCCGAAAGCTGGCTGATGTGTTTCTGGAACTCTCTCCGGCGCGCGCGAAATCGGCGGCCATGGAGGCCCGGTGGTTGAACCTGGCGAGCCTCTGCCTGAGGCCGGGGTTCGGCTATCCGGGCGATGAGTACCGGATTGAGCAGGCGCGGCGGGTGTTCTCCTCCGGCCTGAATTTCCGCAGCTCGGTGGAAGCCGAGATCCAGTGGTGGATTTTCTGGGGGCGCGTGGCGGGCGGATTGAATCGCAACCAGCAGGCGGATCTATACCAGCGGCTTTCGGCGACGATACTGCCGCGCAAGGGCGCGCGGGTGCGTGCGAATTCGAGCCTGCTGCGCGAGATGTGGCGGTGCGCGGCGTCGCTCGAACTGCTGCCGGCCGGGACGCGGACGGAGTTGGGCGACGCGCTGGTGCGGCGCGTTGTGGCGGACAAATCGGACGGGCCGAGCATCGACCGCGATTCGGACTTGTGGTGCCTGGGGCGGCTCGGTGCGCGCGAGTTGTTCTACGGTCCGATGAACCAGGTGCTGCCTCCGGCGACGGTGTCGCGCTGGGTGGAGATGCTGGCGAAGGTTCCGGCGGCGGAGGCGATTGCGTCGATGGCGCGGCGCACCGGCGAGGCGTATCGCGACCTTCCAGCGCCGACGGCGGCCATCGCGCGCCGGGCCGTGGAGCAGCACAAGGACGCAGAGCGGCTGCTGGCTGTGCTCGAAGGGCGGGGGCCTCGCGACGCGGAGTCTCTGGCGCGGATCTTCGGCGAGGAACTGCCGAGCGGCCTGATGATGTCGGCGGCGGAGTGA
- a CDS encoding site-2 protease family protein gives MKWSWKLTDVAGIGIYIHATFLLIVLWVAFGEWSRGGTPGAVAGAVIFVLALFACVVLHELGHALTARRYGIATRDITLLPIGGVARLERMPEDPMQELAVALAGPAVNFAIAGGLFLMLAASGTPALQLDPGAGFFPRLMTINLGLGLFNLLPAFPMDGGRVLRALLATRMEYTRATRTAAVVGQAFAFLLGFAGLMGNPVLLFIALFVWMGAEGEASMVEVRSAMGGVPMARAMITDFHALSPDDSLQHAVDMILAGSQQDFPVVQGDAVVGVLTRADLLRALTQLGPESPVAGAMRRDFQVVESTEMLETAFRRLQGCDCRVMPVVSRGKLVGLLTPENMGEFLMIQAAMGRSGRLRI, from the coding sequence TTGAAGTGGTCTTGGAAACTCACCGACGTCGCCGGGATCGGCATCTATATCCACGCCACGTTCCTGCTGATCGTGCTGTGGGTGGCCTTCGGCGAATGGTCCCGCGGCGGCACCCCGGGCGCCGTGGCCGGCGCGGTGATCTTCGTCCTGGCGCTGTTCGCCTGCGTCGTCCTGCATGAACTCGGCCACGCGCTCACGGCGCGCCGCTACGGCATCGCCACCCGCGATATCACGCTGCTACCCATCGGCGGCGTCGCCCGGCTGGAACGGATGCCCGAGGACCCGATGCAGGAACTCGCTGTGGCGCTCGCCGGGCCGGCCGTGAACTTCGCCATCGCCGGCGGCCTGTTCCTCATGCTGGCCGCGTCCGGCACGCCCGCCCTCCAGCTCGACCCGGGCGCCGGCTTCTTCCCCCGACTGATGACCATCAACCTCGGCCTCGGTTTGTTCAACCTCCTGCCCGCTTTCCCGATGGACGGCGGCCGCGTCCTCCGCGCGCTGCTCGCCACGCGAATGGAGTACACGCGCGCCACGCGAACGGCCGCTGTCGTCGGCCAGGCCTTCGCGTTTCTCCTCGGCTTCGCCGGACTGATGGGCAACCCCGTGCTCCTGTTCATCGCCCTCTTCGTGTGGATGGGCGCCGAGGGCGAAGCGAGCATGGTGGAGGTGCGGTCGGCCATGGGCGGCGTCCCCATGGCCCGCGCCATGATTACCGACTTTCACGCCCTCTCCCCGGACGATTCGCTGCAGCACGCGGTGGATATGATTCTCGCCGGCTCGCAGCAGGATTTTCCGGTCGTCCAGGGCGATGCCGTTGTCGGCGTGCTCACCCGGGCGGACCTGTTGCGGGCGCTTACCCAACTCGGCCCCGAATCGCCGGTCGCCGGAGCCATGCGCCGTGATTTTCAGGTGGTGGAATCCACCGAGATGCTCGAAACCGCGTTCCGGCGGCTGCAGGGCTGCGATTGCCGCGTGATGCCCGTGGTTTCCCGCGGGAAGCTTGTAGGCCTGCTCACGCCGGAAAATATGGGCGAGTTTCTCATGATCCAGGCGGCGATGGGCAGGAGCGGCCGGTTGCGGATCTGA
- a CDS encoding pentapeptide repeat-containing protein: MVNEEHFEILLTDVDEWNRWRAEDPALLPQLAGANLRNANLILADLSKAVLREANLAMANLKGADLRWADLRRANLVGARLIGADLNGADIRGADLRTAEDLTPEQLEQTHGDDSTLLPDNITHPTHWSFPFDAR; encoded by the coding sequence ATGGTGAACGAGGAACACTTTGAGATTCTGCTGACGGATGTCGACGAGTGGAATCGTTGGCGGGCGGAAGACCCGGCGCTGCTGCCTCAACTGGCCGGCGCGAACCTGAGGAACGCCAACCTCATCCTCGCCGATCTTTCCAAGGCCGTGCTCCGCGAAGCCAACCTCGCCATGGCCAACCTGAAAGGCGCGGATCTCCGCTGGGCCGATCTCCGCCGCGCCAACCTCGTCGGCGCACGCCTCATCGGCGCGGACCTCAACGGCGCCGACATCCGCGGCGCGGACCTGCGCACCGCCGAGGATCTTACTCCCGAGCAACTCGAGCAAACCCATGGCGACGACTCCACCTTGTTGCCCGACAACATTACTCATCCCACGCATTGGTCGTTCCCCTTCGATGCGCGTTAG
- a CDS encoding methyltransferase domain-containing protein, whose protein sequence is MPGAEISPMVEKAWEFGRILRAKKAALAPGFDWYPYDSMANAAHLDALCEGGLEALAATIRGQLVADIGCADGDFAFFLESLGARVHAFDHPKANHNSMRGVRAMKQALGSNVEIHRVDIDAGFTLPAERYKLIFFLGTLYHVRNPLRILETLAAHAELCILSTRVARRLPNGVDIEDSPVGYLLGADELNADDSNFWIFSPAGLRRLLERTYWKVGRWCSVGDTAASDPVSHRDERAYVLARSTFGAADVELLSGWHAPEGAGWRWTERRFSVRCPVPEDARTARLHVDFYLAPEFVEVRKSITVRCEPGPLETFDSPGAHRLTVNLLPLENDGEVVFTLDQWLAPEPGDGRERGIIVSAMKVEHG, encoded by the coding sequence ATGCCGGGTGCGGAAATCAGTCCTATGGTGGAAAAGGCGTGGGAATTCGGCCGAATTCTGCGTGCGAAGAAAGCCGCGCTGGCGCCCGGGTTCGACTGGTACCCCTACGATTCGATGGCCAACGCCGCGCACCTCGACGCGCTTTGCGAAGGCGGCCTCGAAGCCCTCGCCGCCACGATTCGCGGACAGCTTGTCGCCGACATCGGCTGCGCCGATGGTGACTTCGCCTTCTTCCTCGAGTCGCTCGGCGCGCGCGTTCACGCCTTCGATCACCCCAAGGCCAACCACAACTCGATGCGCGGCGTCCGCGCCATGAAGCAGGCCCTCGGCTCGAACGTCGAGATCCATCGCGTCGATATCGACGCCGGTTTCACGCTCCCCGCCGAACGCTACAAACTCATCTTTTTTCTCGGCACGCTCTACCACGTCCGCAATCCGCTCCGGATACTCGAAACACTCGCCGCGCACGCTGAACTCTGCATCCTCTCGACGCGCGTCGCCCGGCGCCTGCCCAACGGCGTCGATATCGAAGATTCCCCGGTCGGCTACTTACTCGGCGCCGACGAGTTGAACGCCGACGACAGTAACTTCTGGATCTTCTCTCCGGCCGGACTGCGCCGCCTCCTCGAGCGTACCTACTGGAAAGTCGGCCGTTGGTGCTCGGTGGGCGACACCGCCGCGTCGGACCCCGTCTCCCATCGCGACGAACGCGCATACGTCCTCGCCCGCAGCACCTTCGGCGCCGCCGACGTCGAACTCCTCAGCGGCTGGCACGCGCCCGAAGGCGCCGGCTGGCGCTGGACCGAACGCCGGTTCTCCGTTCGCTGCCCCGTTCCGGAAGACGCCCGTACCGCCCGGCTCCACGTCGATTTCTACCTCGCGCCGGAGTTCGTGGAGGTGCGCAAGTCGATCACCGTCCGCTGCGAGCCCGGACCTTTGGAAACCTTCGATTCACCCGGCGCGCACCGGTTGACGGTCAACCTCCTACCGCTGGAAAATGACGGCGAGGTCGTCTTCACTCTCGACCAGTGGCTGGCCCCTGAACCCGGCGACGGCCGCGAACGAGGCATCATCGTCAGCGCGATGAAAGTCGAGCACGGGTGA
- a CDS encoding glycosyltransferase family 39 protein, whose protein sequence is MTWKQKLLAAAILAGMAVVQFYTASLENDTFDEGAHIAAGMSYWATGDYRLNLEHPPLAKLLFVIPLMAAGLRFDTANPHWTQPDQVALGRDFLYRSRLSADTILSLARSVTIAFTVLLGAAIAWWTTRRYGANAALFALAVFALDPTVIAHGRYATTDIPVACLSFLSVIAWIEWLESGRPRWLAAAALLFALAAVTKFSALYALPVHAATAILRREFRKGALGLAAIAAVTAFVASAAYGPAGLAAQGPENFPPGHPYLTGLRTLREHNEAGHSAYLLGSLVQGGRWQYFPIAFALKTPLATLALIAMAIATGRRIPGAWMLLAYPAAYFAISMASNINIGVRHLLPVSPFLFVTIGATFAIARPYLRYVAFAALAAIAMENARVFPDYLAFFNAAAGGKDAGPRYLLDSNLDWGQDVKKLARYLEANHVDRASVALFTNAPPAYYGIRAMDLPVIPAELPATKGWIAISVTELHDVYRPTQPRYTWLRTQRPTARIGGSIYVFRK, encoded by the coding sequence GTGACCTGGAAACAGAAGTTGCTCGCGGCCGCCATTCTTGCCGGGATGGCGGTCGTCCAGTTTTATACCGCTTCGCTCGAAAACGACACCTTCGATGAAGGCGCCCATATCGCTGCCGGCATGAGTTACTGGGCCACCGGCGACTACCGCCTCAACCTGGAGCACCCGCCGCTCGCCAAGCTCCTGTTCGTGATTCCATTGATGGCCGCGGGCTTGCGCTTCGATACGGCGAACCCGCATTGGACCCAGCCCGACCAGGTCGCCCTCGGCCGGGATTTTCTCTATCGCAGCCGCCTGTCGGCCGATACGATCCTCTCGCTCGCCCGCTCCGTCACCATCGCCTTCACGGTGTTGCTCGGCGCCGCCATCGCCTGGTGGACCACCCGCCGCTACGGCGCAAACGCCGCCCTGTTCGCCCTCGCCGTTTTCGCCTTGGACCCGACGGTAATCGCCCACGGCCGCTACGCCACCACCGATATTCCCGTCGCCTGTCTTTCGTTCCTCTCCGTGATCGCCTGGATCGAATGGCTCGAAAGCGGCCGCCCCCGTTGGCTCGCCGCCGCCGCGCTACTGTTCGCGCTGGCAGCCGTCACCAAGTTCTCGGCGCTCTACGCACTGCCCGTTCACGCGGCGACCGCCATCCTCCGGCGCGAGTTTCGCAAGGGCGCCCTGGGCCTCGCCGCCATCGCCGCCGTCACTGCTTTCGTGGCGTCGGCCGCCTACGGCCCGGCCGGACTCGCCGCGCAGGGCCCGGAGAACTTTCCTCCCGGCCATCCCTATCTCACCGGACTCCGTACCCTGCGCGAACACAATGAGGCCGGCCATTCCGCCTACTTGCTCGGCTCGCTCGTCCAGGGAGGACGTTGGCAGTACTTCCCCATCGCCTTCGCGCTAAAGACCCCGCTCGCAACCCTCGCCTTGATCGCTATGGCCATCGCGACCGGCCGCCGCATCCCCGGCGCATGGATGTTACTCGCCTATCCAGCCGCGTACTTCGCCATCTCGATGGCAAGCAACATCAACATCGGAGTCCGCCACCTGCTCCCGGTCTCCCCGTTCCTGTTCGTCACCATCGGCGCGACCTTCGCTATCGCGCGCCCCTACCTCCGCTACGTCGCGTTCGCCGCGCTCGCCGCCATCGCCATGGAGAACGCCCGCGTTTTCCCCGACTATCTCGCCTTCTTCAATGCGGCGGCCGGCGGGAAGGACGCCGGTCCCCGCTACCTGCTCGATTCCAATCTCGATTGGGGCCAGGACGTGAAGAAGCTCGCCCGGTATCTCGAAGCCAACCACGTGGACCGCGCCTCCGTCGCGCTATTCACCAACGCCCCGCCCGCCTACTACGGCATCCGCGCCATGGACCTTCCAGTGATCCCGGCCGAACTCCCCGCGACGAAAGGCTGGATCGCCATCAGCGTCACCGAACTCCACGACGTCTACCGCCCCACCCAACCACGCTACACATGGCTCCGCACGCAACGGCCCACCGCCCGCATCGGCGGCTCCATCTACGTCTTCCGGAAGTGA
- a CDS encoding thiamine-phosphate kinase translates to MKSELELVRWLRGQGRGIGDDCAVLPSPGRGEELLVTTDFLIEDVHFLSSHPAQQVGHRALARGLSDIAAMGGQPRWCLVSLALAEWVRDAWVKRFYEGLLGLAGRHKTALAGGDLSRSNRVTVDIVVLGTAPRGEALRRSGAKTGDAIYVSGVLGGCPALPEPRVSLGRSLRGRASACMDLSDGLSIDLHRLCAESGVAAAIDRPLPVAHGASLDDALNAGEDYELLFTSSRRIGGRRGLPVTRIGTVVRGEPGAMTLFGEPLRPGGWDHFRKT, encoded by the coding sequence GTGAAATCCGAACTGGAGCTGGTGCGGTGGCTGCGCGGGCAGGGGCGCGGCATCGGCGACGATTGCGCGGTGCTTCCTTCGCCAGGGCGGGGCGAGGAACTGCTGGTGACCACGGACTTTCTCATTGAGGACGTGCATTTCCTTTCGTCGCATCCGGCTCAGCAGGTGGGACACCGGGCGCTGGCGCGCGGACTTTCCGACATCGCCGCGATGGGCGGCCAACCGCGGTGGTGTTTGGTGTCCCTGGCGCTGGCCGAGTGGGTTCGCGATGCCTGGGTGAAGCGGTTCTATGAAGGCCTGCTCGGTCTGGCCGGGCGGCACAAGACGGCGCTCGCCGGTGGGGACCTGTCGCGGTCCAACCGGGTGACGGTGGATATCGTTGTCCTGGGGACGGCTCCGCGCGGGGAGGCCTTGAGGCGTTCCGGGGCAAAAACAGGAGATGCCATTTATGTTTCCGGCGTGCTGGGCGGGTGTCCGGCGCTTCCGGAGCCCCGGGTGTCGCTGGGGCGTTCGTTGCGGGGGCGGGCGTCGGCGTGCATGGATCTTTCCGACGGGCTATCGATCGATCTGCACCGGCTTTGCGCGGAATCCGGCGTGGCGGCGGCGATCGACCGTCCACTGCCTGTGGCGCACGGCGCGTCGCTTGACGACGCCTTGAACGCGGGCGAGGATTACGAACTGCTGTTTACGTCCTCAAGGCGCATCGGCGGACGGCGGGGCCTTCCAGTGACGCGGATCGGAACGGTGGTGCGGGGAGAGCCGGGCGCGATGACGCTGTTCGGCGAGCCGTTGAGGCCGGGCGGGTGGGATCACTTCCGGAAGACGTAG